Proteins from a genomic interval of Clostridium scatologenes:
- a CDS encoding 50S ribosomal protein L25, which translates to MEELKIHKRNKNTVHEARKERKFGKIPGIIYGKNISNLMFEIGELELNKKIGFIGEHGVLEVEVGQEKHSTLIREIQRDPVNHKIVHIDLEDIPQNQDVQTDIPIIFTGEDLVARKGGVVQKEKTNVKVKCKCEDIPKHIDIDVSKLEIGDSYRIADIEISQEITFMDDLNTLIAFVTCNNKLSDNPIDEITEPKNTGDNGE; encoded by the coding sequence ATGGAAGAATTGAAAATACATAAAAGAAATAAAAATACTGTACATGAAGCTAGAAAGGAAAGAAAGTTTGGCAAAATACCAGGTATTATTTATGGAAAAAATATAAGTAATTTAATGTTTGAAATAGGGGAACTTGAATTAAATAAAAAAATTGGGTTCATAGGAGAACATGGCGTATTAGAAGTTGAAGTTGGGCAAGAAAAACATAGTACTTTGATAAGAGAAATACAAAGAGATCCTGTGAATCATAAAATAGTTCACATAGATTTAGAAGATATTCCTCAAAATCAAGATGTTCAAACTGATATTCCTATAATATTTACAGGTGAAGATTTGGTAGCGAGAAAAGGTGGGGTTGTTCAAAAAGAAAAAACTAATGTAAAGGTTAAATGTAAGTGTGAAGATATACCTAAACATATTGATATAGATGTTTCAAAACTAGAAATAGGTGATTCTTATAGAATAGCTGATATAGAGATTTCACAAGAGATAACATTTATGGATGATTTAAATACTTTAATAGCATTTGTAACCTGTAATAATAAATTATCAGATAATCCAATAGATGAAATTACAGAACCTAAAAATACTGGTGATAATGGTGAATAA